In the Bremerella alba genome, one interval contains:
- the cysD gene encoding sulfate adenylyltransferase subunit CysD, whose translation MSGYQITHLKQLEAESIHIIREVAAEFENPVMLYSVGKDSSVMVHLALKAFYPAKPPFPLMHVDTTWKFKEMIQFREDYARNELGLDLIVHINEEGKQIGIDPFEDSVRHTDLMKTVGLKQALDKYRFDAAFGGARRDEEKSRAKERVFSFRDKNHRWDPKNQRPELWNLYNTKVNKGESIRVFPLSNWTELDVWQYIHLEEIPIVPLYYSAKRPVVWRNDMWIMVDDDRIQLQPGEKVEEKMVRFRTLGCYPLTGAVESEADTLPEIIQEMLLTTTSERQGRAIDKDQGASMQKKKEEGYF comes from the coding sequence ATGTCCGGTTATCAGATTACGCATCTCAAACAGCTGGAAGCAGAGAGCATCCACATCATCCGCGAAGTCGCGGCCGAGTTTGAGAACCCGGTGATGTTGTATTCCGTCGGCAAAGACTCTTCGGTCATGGTCCACTTGGCCTTGAAAGCCTTTTATCCGGCCAAACCGCCATTTCCTTTGATGCATGTCGACACGACATGGAAGTTCAAGGAAATGATCCAGTTCCGCGAAGATTACGCGCGCAATGAACTGGGTCTCGATTTGATTGTTCACATCAATGAAGAAGGCAAACAGATCGGCATCGATCCGTTCGAGGATAGTGTTCGCCACACCGACCTGATGAAAACAGTAGGGTTGAAGCAGGCGCTCGATAAGTACCGTTTCGATGCCGCATTCGGTGGGGCTCGTCGCGATGAAGAAAAATCGCGTGCCAAGGAACGTGTCTTCTCGTTCCGCGATAAGAACCATCGCTGGGATCCGAAGAATCAGCGTCCCGAACTTTGGAATCTGTATAACACCAAGGTGAATAAAGGGGAGAGCATTCGCGTCTTTCCGCTTTCCAACTGGACCGAACTCGACGTCTGGCAATACATCCACCTGGAAGAGATTCCGATCGTTCCGTTGTATTACTCTGCGAAGCGCCCTGTAGTTTGGCGGAACGATATGTGGATCATGGTCGACGACGACCGCATCCAGCTTCAGCCGGGCGAGAAGGTGGAAGAGAAGATGGTTCGCTTCCGTACACTTGGCTGCTATCCGCTAACCGGAGCCGTGGAATCGGAAGCTGACACGCTACCTGAAATCATTCAGGAAATGCTGCTGACCACAACATCTGAACGCCAAGGCCGCGCGATCGATAAGGATCAGGGCGCCTCGATGCAGAAGAAAAAAGAAGAGGGCTACTTCTAA